Proteins encoded together in one Kiloniellales bacterium window:
- a CDS encoding DMT family transporter, with product MQHGGNPATAIAWMMGALTSFAIMAVSVRELSADLHAFQMLFIRSALGVLILAAIVQFSGGGPNWAQLKTTRIWGHTLRNVIHFAGQVFWIIGISLLPLATVSAIEFTTPIWGALLAVLLLGERMNRGRWIAFALGVAGILAILRPGLSVVSAGALIMLACTFCFGATNAATKWLTRSEQALPIVFYMVLMQTGFGALASILVWAPVDADHWPWLCLLAVTGLSAHYCLTRALAAADASFIMPFEFLRLPIVATAGFVLYDEVFDPVVLLGAALIFVGNYYSLRHESRIARA from the coding sequence ATGCAGCACGGCGGCAATCCGGCCACAGCGATCGCCTGGATGATGGGCGCTCTCACCTCCTTCGCGATCATGGCCGTCTCGGTGCGCGAGCTCTCTGCCGATCTTCACGCTTTCCAGATGCTGTTCATCCGCAGCGCCCTGGGCGTCCTGATCCTGGCGGCGATCGTGCAGTTCTCCGGTGGCGGCCCGAACTGGGCGCAACTGAAGACGACCAGGATCTGGGGCCATACCCTGCGCAACGTGATCCACTTCGCCGGCCAGGTGTTCTGGATCATCGGCATCTCCCTGCTCCCGCTGGCGACCGTTTCGGCCATCGAGTTCACCACGCCGATCTGGGGCGCCCTGCTCGCGGTCCTGCTGCTCGGCGAGCGGATGAACCGGGGACGGTGGATCGCCTTCGCCCTCGGCGTCGCCGGGATCCTGGCGATCCTGCGCCCCGGGCTCTCCGTGGTCAGCGCCGGGGCCCTGATCATGCTGGCCTGCACCTTCTGCTTCGGCGCGACCAACGCGGCGACCAAATGGCTGACCCGCAGCGAGCAGGCCCTGCCGATCGTGTTCTACATGGTGCTGATGCAGACCGGCTTCGGCGCGCTGGCCTCGATCCTGGTCTGGGCGCCGGTCGACGCGGACCACTGGCCGTGGCTCTGCCTGCTGGCGGTGACCGGCCTCTCGGCCCACTACTGCCTGACGCGCGCCCTGGCCGCGGCCGACGCGAGCTTCATCATGCCGTTCGAGTTTCTTCGCTTGCCGATCGTCGCCACCGCCGGTTTCGTGCTCTATGATGAAGTCTTCGATCCTGTGGTGCTGCTCGGCGCCGCGTTGATCTTCGTCGGCAACTACTACAGCCTGCGTCATGAGAGTCGCATAGCGCGCGCATGA
- a CDS encoding MMPL family transporter yields the protein MARRFLTAWVGLAHRAALAVVLLACLSAGGGLFFAADTLAINTSTKDMLWEELPFRRNLDAMEAAFPRLDEEILIVVEGEIAERAEEAAAALAEGLAARPDLFQAVFYPEAEEFFRRNGLLYLELDALHALADRLAEAQPLLAALSEDLSLGGLAAVLGLALEEGAGGEAADEIGAELGPALAAMADSAEGLAKGRLRPLSWQALLSEESPAVPANRRLIVVSPVLDFSTLEPARAAIGGIRALVAELDLVSQPDLRVRITGDPVMLQDELKTVQEGIGLVGLLSLVLVTILLGIGLRSLRLVGVTLTTLLIGLCWTALFAAVAVGELNLISVAFAVLFIGLSVDFGIHFALRVEEEMLHGADVPAALKAAAGTVGGPLALTALAAAISFLSFLPTTYRGLSELGLISGAGMFIALFANLTVLPALFALFPPRLAAAHKPSRVGIHLQVVLERRAKVIVGVALLLGIVALLAVPFARFDDDPLNLRDPDSPSVRTLLETLDDPRIEPYAVKILTENLESSVALAGELATLPEVGRTETLLNFVPEQQDDKLAVIDEMAFFLGGALAGAGAPVGDKEPSARRADFEALKAAVTGLAGLPDLPAATRLADALSRLDPTPANLARLETLLLGYLPGRLTALAEAITAEPVDVDALPEALKARKLTADGRSLLEVFPAENLRERDERTRFVDVVSAVAPQATGAPMIITAAGRAVVDAFLQAAGTALLLITLLLLWRLRNLRDSLLVLAPLTLAALLTIAATVVLGRPFNFANVIVLPLLFGLGVAGGIHMVARSRDEARGAASGRALMYTSTPRAVLFSALTTIGSFCALATSSHKGMASMGELLTISIGLTMLSVLIVLPALLALRHGLSRARP from the coding sequence TTGGCTCGCAGGTTCTTGACGGCTTGGGTCGGGCTGGCCCACCGCGCCGCTCTCGCGGTCGTCCTGCTAGCTTGCCTCAGCGCGGGCGGAGGTCTCTTCTTCGCGGCGGACACCTTGGCGATCAACACCTCGACCAAGGACATGCTCTGGGAAGAGCTGCCGTTCCGGCGCAACCTCGACGCCATGGAGGCGGCCTTTCCGCGGCTCGACGAGGAGATCCTGATCGTCGTCGAGGGCGAGATCGCCGAGCGCGCCGAGGAGGCCGCCGCTGCGCTCGCCGAGGGCCTCGCCGCCCGCCCCGACCTGTTTCAGGCGGTGTTCTATCCCGAGGCCGAGGAGTTCTTCCGTCGCAACGGCCTGCTCTACCTCGAACTGGACGCGCTGCACGCTCTGGCGGACCGCCTGGCCGAGGCGCAACCGCTGTTGGCCGCGCTGAGCGAGGACCTGTCGCTGGGCGGGCTCGCGGCCGTGCTCGGCCTGGCGTTGGAGGAGGGGGCGGGCGGGGAGGCGGCCGACGAGATCGGCGCCGAACTGGGGCCCGCGCTGGCCGCCATGGCCGACAGCGCCGAAGGCCTCGCAAAGGGCCGCCTGCGGCCGCTCTCCTGGCAGGCGCTGCTGTCCGAGGAGAGCCCGGCGGTCCCCGCCAACCGGCGCCTGATCGTGGTTTCTCCGGTGCTCGATTTTTCCACGCTGGAGCCGGCCCGCGCGGCCATCGGGGGCATTCGCGCGCTGGTCGCCGAGCTCGACCTCGTTTCCCAGCCGGATCTGCGGGTGCGGATCACCGGAGACCCGGTCATGCTGCAGGACGAGCTGAAGACCGTGCAGGAAGGCATCGGCCTGGTCGGCCTGCTCTCCCTGGTCCTGGTGACGATTCTTCTCGGCATCGGCCTGCGCTCCCTGCGGCTCGTCGGGGTCACGCTGACGACGCTGCTGATCGGTCTCTGCTGGACCGCGCTCTTCGCCGCGGTGGCGGTCGGGGAGCTGAACCTGATCTCCGTGGCCTTCGCCGTGCTGTTCATCGGGCTCAGTGTCGATTTCGGCATTCACTTCGCGCTCCGGGTCGAAGAGGAGATGCTGCACGGCGCCGACGTGCCGGCGGCGCTGAAGGCGGCCGCGGGCACAGTCGGCGGGCCTCTCGCCCTGACCGCGCTGGCGGCGGCGATCAGCTTCCTGTCCTTCCTGCCGACGACCTATCGGGGCCTGTCGGAGCTGGGCCTGATCTCAGGGGCGGGAATGTTCATTGCGCTGTTCGCCAACCTCACCGTGCTGCCGGCGCTCTTCGCGCTTTTTCCGCCCCGCCTCGCGGCGGCGCACAAGCCGAGCCGCGTCGGCATCCATCTGCAGGTCGTGCTCGAGCGCCGCGCCAAGGTCATCGTCGGCGTTGCGCTTCTTCTGGGCATTGTGGCGTTGCTGGCGGTCCCTTTCGCCCGCTTCGACGACGATCCGCTCAACCTGCGCGATCCCGACAGTCCCTCGGTGCGGACGCTCCTGGAGACGCTGGACGACCCCCGCATCGAGCCCTATGCCGTGAAGATCCTGACCGAGAACCTGGAGTCCTCGGTCGCGCTCGCCGGAGAGCTGGCGACGCTACCCGAGGTCGGGCGCACGGAGACCCTGCTCAACTTCGTCCCGGAGCAGCAGGACGACAAGCTCGCCGTGATCGACGAGATGGCCTTCTTCCTGGGCGGCGCGCTGGCCGGCGCGGGCGCTCCGGTCGGCGACAAGGAGCCGAGCGCGCGGCGCGCGGATTTCGAGGCGCTCAAGGCCGCCGTGACGGGGCTCGCCGGCCTGCCCGACCTGCCGGCGGCGACGCGGCTCGCCGACGCCCTGAGCCGATTGGACCCGACCCCGGCGAACCTGGCGCGGCTCGAGACCCTGCTGCTCGGTTACCTGCCCGGGCGCTTGACGGCGCTCGCCGAGGCCATCACCGCTGAACCCGTCGACGTGGACGCGCTGCCGGAGGCCCTCAAGGCCCGAAAGCTGACGGCCGACGGGCGCAGCCTGCTCGAGGTGTTCCCGGCCGAGAACCTGCGCGAGCGGGACGAGCGGACGCGTTTCGTCGACGTGGTGAGCGCCGTCGCCCCGCAGGCGACCGGTGCGCCCATGATCATCACGGCGGCCGGCAGGGCGGTCGTCGACGCCTTCCTGCAGGCCGCCGGGACCGCACTGCTGCTGATCACGCTGCTCCTGCTCTGGCGACTGAGGAACCTGCGCGACAGCCTGTTGGTGCTGGCGCCGCTTACCCTGGCCGCACTCCTGACCATCGCCGCGACGGTCGTCCTCGGGCGGCCGTTCAACTTCGCCAACGTGATCGTCCTGCCGCTGCTGTTCGGCCTCGGCGTGGCGGGTGGAATTCACATGGTCGCCCGGAGCCGCGACGAGGCGCGTGGGGCCGCGAGTGGGCGGGCGCTGATGTACACCTCGACGCCGCGCGCAGTCCTGTTCAGCGCGCTTACGACGATCGGCTCCTTCTGCGCCCTGGCGACCTCGAGCCACAAGGGCATGGCCAGCATGGGCGAGCTGCTGACCATTTCGATCGGCCTGACCATGCTGTCTGTTCTGATCGTGCTGCCGGCGCTCCTGGCACTGAGGCACGGCCTGTCGAGGGCTAGACCGTAA
- the thiD gene encoding bifunctional hydroxymethylpyrimidine kinase/phosphomethylpyrimidine kinase, with translation MMARVLIVAGSDSGGGAGIQADIKTVTALGGYAATAVTALTAQNTRGVTGVLPVEPAFIREQMERVIEDIGVDAVKTGMLHDSPVIEAVADVLAPLADQVPIVVDPVMVAQSGDSLITPEAVATLKRCLPVIATLLTPNIPEAERLTGLEIKTVDDMRKAAEMLLTTGCRNVLLKGGHLEGDTVVDVLATEDGLKLFEDARIETTSLHGTGCTLASATATGLAQQLPLRRAVMRARAYLREAIRTAPGLGGGSGPLNHGHTVQPFTV, from the coding sequence ATGATGGCGCGCGTCCTGATCGTAGCCGGCTCGGATTCGGGCGGCGGCGCCGGCATTCAGGCCGACATCAAGACCGTTACCGCGCTGGGCGGCTACGCGGCGACCGCCGTGACCGCCCTGACCGCACAGAACACCCGGGGGGTGACCGGCGTTCTGCCGGTCGAGCCCGCCTTCATCCGCGAACAGATGGAGCGGGTCATCGAGGATATCGGGGTCGACGCGGTCAAGACCGGCATGCTGCACGACTCGCCGGTCATCGAGGCGGTCGCCGACGTGCTGGCGCCTCTGGCCGACCAGGTGCCCATCGTCGTCGATCCCGTCATGGTGGCGCAGAGCGGAGACAGCCTGATCACCCCGGAGGCGGTGGCGACCCTGAAGCGCTGCCTGCCCGTGATCGCGACCCTGCTGACACCCAACATCCCCGAGGCCGAGCGCCTTACCGGCCTGGAGATCAAGACCGTCGACGATATGCGAAAAGCGGCCGAGATGCTGCTCACCACGGGCTGCCGCAACGTCCTTCTCAAGGGCGGCCACCTCGAAGGCGATACCGTGGTCGATGTCCTGGCAACGGAAGACGGCCTCAAGCTGTTCGAAGACGCGCGGATCGAGACCACCAGCCTCCACGGCACGGGTTGCACGCTGGCATCCGCAACCGCCACCGGGCTGGCCCAGCAGCTCCCACTGCGCCGCGCCGTGATGCGCGCCCGGGCCTACCTGCGCGAGGCGATCAGGACCGCGCCGGGTCTGGGCGGCGGGAGCGGCCCGCTCAACCACGGGCACACCGTGCAGCCCTTTACGGTCTAG
- the glmM gene encoding phosphoglucosamine mutase: MTRRLFGTDGIRGQANSEPITPETVLKVAMAAGTEFLRGQHRHLVVIGKDTRLSGYMLEPALAAGFTAVGMDVVLLGPLPAPAVGMLTRSLRADLGVMISASHNPYYDNGIKLFGPDGYKLSDEVEQRIEARMADGVSQHLAAADRLGRAQRMEDGVGRYIEFVKSAFPRHLRLEGLKIVVDCANGAAYRVAPTVLYELGAEVVPLAVDPDGFNINHDCGATAPQRMQEAVVENGAHLGLALDGDADRLIVADERGQLIDGDQLLALIAGSWQDQERLTGGGIVGTVMSNLGLERFLTSRGLALVRTPVGDRYVVETMRRDGYNLGGEQSGHIIMSDYSTTGDGMIAALQMLAVLVGAERSAGEVMQVFEPLPQLLRNVRVADAAALLQDPGVKAAIAKGESGLGGNGRLLIRKSGTEPVIRIMAEGEDQDLIGRVVEEIARTISQASAQSGDDRQAAVAQGASRR; encoded by the coding sequence ATGACACGACGGCTTTTCGGGACGGACGGGATTCGGGGACAGGCCAACAGCGAGCCGATCACCCCGGAGACGGTCCTCAAGGTCGCCATGGCTGCCGGTACGGAGTTCCTCCGCGGACAGCACCGGCACCTGGTGGTGATCGGCAAGGACACGCGGCTCTCGGGCTACATGCTGGAGCCTGCGCTGGCCGCCGGCTTCACCGCGGTCGGCATGGACGTGGTCTTGCTCGGCCCACTGCCCGCGCCTGCGGTCGGCATGCTGACGCGGTCGCTGAGAGCCGATCTGGGTGTCATGATCTCGGCCTCGCACAACCCCTACTATGACAACGGGATCAAGCTGTTCGGCCCGGACGGCTACAAGCTCTCCGACGAGGTGGAGCAGCGGATAGAGGCCCGCATGGCGGACGGCGTGTCGCAGCACCTCGCCGCCGCCGACCGCCTGGGCCGGGCCCAGCGGATGGAAGACGGCGTGGGCCGCTACATCGAGTTCGTCAAGAGCGCCTTTCCCCGCCACCTGCGCCTGGAAGGCCTGAAGATCGTCGTCGACTGCGCCAACGGCGCCGCCTACCGCGTGGCCCCGACCGTGCTCTACGAACTGGGCGCCGAGGTGGTACCCCTGGCGGTCGACCCGGACGGCTTCAACATCAACCACGACTGCGGCGCCACCGCGCCGCAGCGCATGCAGGAAGCCGTGGTTGAGAACGGCGCCCACCTCGGCCTGGCCCTCGACGGCGACGCCGACCGCCTGATCGTGGCGGACGAGCGCGGCCAACTGATCGACGGCGACCAGTTGCTGGCCCTGATCGCCGGCTCCTGGCAGGACCAGGAGCGGCTGACGGGCGGCGGGATCGTCGGCACCGTAATGTCCAACCTCGGGCTGGAACGGTTCCTCACGAGCCGGGGGCTCGCCCTCGTGCGGACGCCGGTCGGCGACCGCTACGTCGTCGAGACGATGCGGCGCGACGGCTACAACCTGGGCGGCGAGCAGTCCGGCCACATCATCATGTCCGACTATTCGACCACCGGGGACGGCATGATCGCGGCGCTCCAGATGCTGGCGGTCCTGGTCGGCGCCGAACGCAGCGCCGGCGAGGTGATGCAGGTCTTCGAACCGCTGCCCCAGCTTCTGCGCAACGTGCGCGTCGCCGACGCCGCTGCCCTGCTTCAGGACCCCGGCGTCAAGGCCGCGATCGCCAAAGGCGAATCCGGACTCGGCGGCAACGGCCGGCTGCTCATCCGCAAGTCAGGCACCGAGCCGGTGATCCGCATCATGGCGGAAGGCGAGGACCAGGATCTGATCGGCCGGGTCGTCGAGGAGATTGCCCGGACAATCTCTCAAGCGAGCGCCCAATCTGGCGACGACCGCCAGGCCGCGGTCGCCCAGGGCGCCAGTCGGCGATGA
- the folP gene encoding dihydropteroate synthase, with translation MNEPRPPRQASLYIRPMSPDCALVGQPGAAMLAGGPLGFALCELVQRDGAAATAKEVLALDGIAARLADLDAEKAAAGRAWLKNLSGPRPDFAGLAMTEPQIMGVINVTPDSFSDGGDRFDGGRAVEDGLAMMAAGATILDVGGESTRPGAEPVTEAEELRRVVPVVRALADQGARVSIDTRHPAVMAEALGAGAAIVNDVTALTGHPDSLDLVAEAGVPVVLMHMQGEPQTMQASPRYDHAALDVFDYLAARVAACEEAGVARARIAVDPGIGFGKTLAHNLEILSHLSMFHGLGCPMLLGVSRKSFIAKIAGDLAPKERLPGSLAAALAGVKQGVQLLRVHDVAETVQALAVWRAVEKAAP, from the coding sequence ATGAACGAACCGCGCCCTCCGCGTCAGGCGTCCCTCTACATCAGACCCATGAGCCCGGACTGCGCATTGGTTGGACAACCCGGCGCGGCCATGCTGGCCGGCGGTCCGCTAGGCTTCGCTCTTTGCGAGCTGGTCCAGCGGGACGGCGCTGCGGCAACAGCGAAAGAGGTTCTAGCGCTCGACGGGATCGCCGCGCGGCTGGCCGACCTCGACGCTGAAAAAGCCGCGGCAGGTCGGGCCTGGCTCAAGAACCTGAGCGGGCCCCGTCCCGACTTCGCCGGCCTGGCCATGACCGAGCCGCAGATCATGGGGGTGATCAACGTCACCCCGGACAGCTTCTCCGACGGCGGCGACCGCTTCGATGGCGGGCGCGCGGTCGAGGATGGCCTCGCCATGATGGCGGCCGGCGCCACGATCCTCGACGTCGGCGGCGAGTCGACCCGACCCGGCGCCGAGCCTGTGACCGAGGCCGAGGAGCTGCGCCGCGTGGTGCCGGTCGTCCGGGCTCTTGCCGACCAGGGCGCGCGGGTCTCGATCGACACCCGCCATCCCGCCGTCATGGCCGAGGCGCTCGGCGCAGGAGCGGCCATCGTCAACGACGTCACCGCGCTGACCGGACACCCCGACAGCCTGGACCTGGTGGCCGAGGCCGGTGTCCCGGTGGTCCTGATGCACATGCAGGGCGAGCCGCAGACCATGCAGGCGAGCCCACGCTATGACCATGCGGCGCTCGACGTCTTCGACTACCTGGCAGCCCGCGTGGCGGCCTGCGAGGAAGCCGGCGTCGCGCGGGCGCGGATCGCGGTCGATCCTGGTATCGGGTTCGGCAAGACCCTGGCGCACAACCTGGAGATCCTCTCCCACCTTTCCATGTTCCACGGACTCGGCTGCCCGATGCTGCTCGGCGTCAGCCGCAAGAGCTTCATCGCCAAGATCGCCGGCGATCTGGCGCCGAAGGAGCGGCTACCCGGCTCCCTCGCGGCGGCACTTGCCGGCGTGAAACAGGGCGTCCAACTGCTGCGGGTCCACGACGTGGCCGAGACAGTCCAGGCTCTCGCGGTGTGGCGGGCGGTCGAGAAAGCGGCACCGTGA
- the ftsH gene encoding ATP-dependent zinc metalloprotease FtsH codes for MVNFSRNAVLWIFIVLLLFLLFNLFQGTSTRGPATPLKFSDFVQDTRNGQIRDVTIQGQHITGHFSDGRQFQTEAPLDHDLVPTLLENGVAITVSPEDDVNPLLSILISWFPMLLLIGVWIFFMRQMQSGGGKAMGFGKSRARLLTEKLGRVTFDDVAGIDEAKTELEEIVEYLRDPQKFQRLGGKIPKGCLLVGPPGTGKTLLARAIAGEANVPFFTISGSDFVEMFVGVGASRVRDMFEQGKKNAPCIIFIDEIDAVGRHRGAGLGGGNDEREQTLNQLLVEMDGFEANEGVILIAATNRPDVLDPALLRPGRFDRQVVVPNPDILGRERILKVHMRKVPLAPDVEARTIARGTPGFSGADLANLVNEAALLAARAGKRVVTMADFEAAKDKVLMGSERRSMVMSEEEKALTAYHEAGHALVGLHVPGNDPLHKVTIIPRGRALGVTMNLPEKDRYGWKHAELTAKLAMMYGGRIAEELIYGKENVTTGASNDIQQATNMARAMVTEWGMSDKLGRLRYVDNQEEIFLGHSVARSQTISSETLEMIDQEIRRIIEEAETTARKVLTDNIDDLHKLAKGLLEYETLSGPEVDAILNDEPIDRSDQTGTTGESGRRSSVPSSGKPARGEGKEGPGGLEPEPQPES; via the coding sequence ATCGTGAATTTCAGTCGCAATGCAGTGCTCTGGATCTTCATCGTTCTGCTTTTGTTTCTGCTGTTCAATCTGTTCCAAGGCACCTCGACGCGGGGGCCGGCGACGCCCCTCAAGTTCTCTGATTTCGTCCAGGATACCCGCAACGGCCAGATCCGCGATGTAACCATACAGGGCCAGCACATCACCGGTCATTTCTCCGACGGCCGCCAGTTCCAGACCGAAGCGCCCCTGGACCACGATCTCGTGCCGACGCTCCTCGAGAATGGCGTGGCGATCACCGTGTCGCCGGAAGACGACGTCAACCCGCTGCTCTCGATCCTGATCTCCTGGTTCCCGATGCTGCTCTTGATCGGCGTCTGGATCTTCTTCATGCGCCAGATGCAGTCGGGCGGTGGCAAGGCCATGGGTTTCGGCAAGAGCCGCGCGCGGCTGCTGACCGAGAAGCTGGGACGCGTCACCTTCGACGACGTGGCCGGCATCGACGAGGCCAAGACTGAGCTGGAGGAGATCGTCGAGTACCTGCGCGATCCCCAGAAGTTCCAGCGCCTGGGCGGCAAGATCCCCAAGGGCTGTCTCCTGGTCGGCCCGCCGGGCACCGGCAAGACGCTGCTCGCGAGGGCGATCGCCGGCGAGGCGAACGTGCCGTTCTTCACCATTTCCGGCTCGGACTTCGTCGAGATGTTCGTCGGCGTCGGCGCCAGCCGCGTGCGTGACATGTTCGAGCAGGGCAAGAAGAACGCGCCCTGCATCATCTTCATCGACGAAATCGACGCGGTCGGCCGCCACCGCGGCGCCGGCCTGGGCGGCGGCAACGACGAGCGCGAGCAGACGCTGAACCAGCTGCTGGTCGAGATGGACGGCTTCGAGGCCAACGAGGGCGTGATCCTGATCGCCGCGACCAACCGGCCCGACGTGCTCGACCCGGCCCTGCTGCGCCCCGGCCGCTTCGACCGCCAGGTCGTCGTGCCGAACCCGGACATCCTCGGCCGCGAGCGCATTCTGAAGGTTCACATGCGCAAGGTGCCGCTGGCGCCCGACGTCGAAGCGCGGACCATCGCCCGCGGCACGCCGGGCTTCTCCGGCGCCGACCTGGCCAACCTGGTCAACGAGGCCGCCCTGCTCGCGGCCCGCGCGGGCAAGCGGGTGGTCACCATGGCCGACTTCGAGGCGGCCAAGGACAAGGTGCTGATGGGCTCCGAGCGGCGCTCCATGGTGATGTCCGAGGAGGAGAAGGCGCTGACCGCCTATCACGAGGCCGGGCACGCCCTGGTCGGTCTCCACGTCCCGGGCAACGATCCCCTGCACAAGGTGACGATCATCCCGCGCGGCAGGGCGCTCGGCGTCACCATGAACCTGCCGGAGAAGGACCGCTACGGCTGGAAGCACGCCGAACTGACCGCCAAGCTGGCGATGATGTACGGCGGCCGAATCGCCGAGGAGCTGATCTACGGCAAAGAGAACGTCACCACCGGCGCCAGCAACGACATCCAGCAGGCGACCAACATGGCGCGCGCCATGGTCACCGAGTGGGGCATGAGCGACAAGCTCGGCCGCCTGCGCTACGTCGACAACCAGGAAGAGATCTTCCTCGGCCACTCGGTGGCGCGCAGCCAGACGATCTCCAGCGAGACCCTGGAGATGATCGACCAGGAGATCCGGCGCATCATCGAAGAGGCCGAGACCACGGCGCGCAAGGTCCTGACCGACAACATCGACGACCTGCACAAGCTGGCCAAGGGCCTGTTAGAGTACGAGACCCTGAGCGGCCCCGAGGTCGACGCGATCCTCAACGACGAGCCGATCGACCGCTCGGACCAGACCGGCACGACGGGCGAGAGTGGCCGCCGCTCCTCGGTCCCCTCGAGCGGCAAGCCCGCCCGCGGAGAGGGCAAGGAAGGCCCGGGCGGCCTGGAACCGGAGCCGCAGCCCGAGAGCTAG
- the tilS gene encoding tRNA lysidine(34) synthetase TilS, whose amino-acid sequence MTGTATGALSAAEVERLMAAFAPFEPRPLIAAAVSGGADSMALAVLLQAWALERDGRILGLVVDHGLRPGSAEEAAEVQTRLEGLGLEARVLTATGPAAESNRQASAREARYRLLLGECRQRGILHLALAHHREDQSETMLLRLARGSGLDGLAAMPALRETPEARLIRPFLAVPRARLRATLELHGVTWIEDPSNRDESFDRVRLRRLGPDLAAAGLDAGRLAGAACNLGRARGALERTTHRLLAEAVTLDPAGFAWLRPEIFGAASEEAARRALGRILAVLGGSVYPPRGASLDRLLAALRGGTAKGATLAGCRVAQRRGKLLVARETRTLPSRPIRPGERLRWDGRFEIGLRGGAAPGLPGLHVGPLGRDGWQEISRSVGRTEAARIPPLARPGLPALRDGRGVLAVPHVRFERSGAAAGGASLDCRFAPDLALTQVHFTVA is encoded by the coding sequence GTGACCGGGACGGCGACAGGCGCGCTCTCGGCGGCCGAGGTGGAGCGGCTGATGGCGGCCTTCGCGCCCTTCGAGCCGCGGCCTCTGATCGCCGCCGCGGTCTCCGGCGGCGCCGACAGCATGGCGCTGGCGGTCCTCTTGCAGGCCTGGGCCCTGGAGCGGGATGGCCGCATCCTGGGGCTGGTGGTTGACCACGGGCTGCGCCCCGGCTCCGCTGAAGAGGCCGCGGAGGTCCAGACCCGGCTGGAAGGACTCGGCCTCGAGGCCCGGGTTCTGACCGCGACCGGGCCGGCCGCCGAGTCGAACCGCCAGGCCTCGGCCCGCGAGGCGCGCTACCGGCTCCTGCTCGGCGAATGCAGACAGCGGGGAATCCTGCACCTCGCGCTTGCCCACCACCGCGAGGATCAATCCGAGACGATGCTGCTCCGGCTCGCGCGGGGCAGCGGACTCGACGGCCTCGCGGCCATGCCGGCGCTGCGCGAGACACCCGAAGCCCGCCTGATCCGTCCCTTTCTGGCCGTGCCGCGGGCCCGCCTGCGCGCCACCCTCGAGCTGCACGGCGTCACCTGGATCGAGGATCCCTCGAACCGGGACGAGAGCTTCGACCGCGTCCGCCTGCGCCGGCTCGGGCCGGACCTCGCCGCCGCCGGCCTCGACGCCGGGCGCCTGGCCGGCGCGGCCTGCAACCTCGGGCGGGCGCGCGGCGCGCTGGAGCGCACGACACACCGGCTGCTGGCGGAAGCCGTGACCCTGGACCCGGCGGGCTTCGCGTGGCTCCGGCCCGAGATCTTCGGCGCGGCCTCGGAAGAAGCGGCTCGGCGCGCCCTGGGACGCATCCTCGCCGTGCTGGGGGGATCGGTCTATCCGCCGCGGGGCGCGTCTCTGGACCGCCTGCTGGCCGCCCTGCGGGGCGGCACGGCGAAGGGCGCGACCCTGGCCGGCTGCCGGGTTGCTCAGCGCCGTGGCAAGCTGCTGGTCGCGCGGGAGACCCGAACGCTGCCCAGCCGGCCGATCCGTCCCGGCGAGCGCCTGCGTTGGGACGGCCGCTTCGAGATCGGGCTGCGCGGCGGGGCGGCGCCAGGCCTCCCGGGTCTGCACGTCGGTCCCCTGGGCCGCGACGGCTGGCAGGAGATCTCCCGGAGCGTGGGCCGGACGGAAGCTGCGCGCATCCCGCCGCTGGCCAGACCAGGGTTGCCGGCGCTGCGAGACGGGCGTGGCGTCCTGGCCGTTCCCCATGTTAGATTTGAGAGGTCGGGCGCGGCGGCCGGCGGCGCTTCTCTGGATTGCCGCTTCGCGCCTGATTTGGCCTTGACTCAGGTCCATTTTACAGTTGCTTAG